A single region of the Longimicrobium sp. genome encodes:
- the bioD gene encoding dethiobiotin synthase: MIRLGVTGTDTGVGKTTIATVLLRILRSRGLSVAAMKPVEAGVKPDDPASDARRLQAAAGGDDPIADVRPVLIAEPLAPWVASTRAGTEVDLGLLDAAFARLAEGRDAVLVEGAGGLLVPLTRDVAFDGLFVQWELDVVVVAGNRMGAINHTLLTVRAAHDAGLRVRGVVLNSLSPETPGIAEATNLEALSELLAPVPVLAFPWLRKPDDEAYVLDVAQTAGLDALLGDRTPRP; encoded by the coding sequence ATGATCCGACTGGGTGTGACCGGCACCGACACCGGGGTGGGGAAGACGACGATCGCCACCGTGCTCCTGCGCATCCTGCGCAGCCGCGGCCTGAGTGTGGCCGCCATGAAGCCGGTGGAAGCCGGCGTGAAGCCCGACGACCCGGCCAGCGACGCCCGCCGCCTCCAGGCCGCCGCCGGCGGCGACGACCCCATCGCGGACGTGCGCCCCGTGCTGATCGCCGAGCCCCTGGCGCCCTGGGTGGCCAGCACGCGCGCCGGCACCGAAGTGGACCTGGGACTCCTCGACGCCGCCTTCGCCCGCCTCGCCGAGGGGCGCGACGCCGTGCTGGTGGAGGGAGCCGGCGGCCTCCTCGTGCCCCTGACGCGCGACGTGGCCTTTGACGGACTCTTTGTGCAGTGGGAGCTGGACGTGGTGGTCGTGGCGGGGAACCGCATGGGCGCCATCAACCACACCCTCCTCACCGTGCGCGCCGCCCACGACGCCGGCCTGCGCGTGCGCGGCGTCGTGCTCAACTCGCTGAGCCCCGAAACCCCCGGCATCGCCGAAGCCACCAACCTGGAAGCCCTCTCCGAGCTCCTGGCCCCGGTCCCCGTCCTCGCCTTCCCCTGGCTCCGCAAGCCGGACGACGAGGCCTACGTCCTGGACGTCGCCCAGACCGCCGGCCTCGACGCGCTGCTCGGTGACCGCACGCCGCGACCGTAG
- a CDS encoding DUF2383 domain-containing protein produces the protein MAKNDAALMAALNDLLQLDHDAVTSYQVAIDAVSTETLKRKLRQFKRDHQRHVAEIGELVRALGGTPVTAPHLSTGMLKLAVQALGAAGGDRAVLLAFRTNEWESANKYARAAARRFPPEVREVIARGAEDEAKHYRWAVDSLEKLGAGDTTVLGRVEQVMERLHGGAALGLEAVERLVASTRATVAARREAGAKKAPRKRSASGGTGAAKKSGGARKSTSGTAKKSASDGAKKSSSGARKSTSSAAKKSSGGAKKSTRSSGASS, from the coding sequence ATGGCGAAGAACGATGCGGCGCTGATGGCCGCGCTCAATGACCTGCTCCAGCTCGACCATGACGCGGTCACTTCGTACCAGGTGGCGATCGACGCGGTGTCCACGGAGACGCTCAAGCGCAAGCTCCGCCAGTTCAAGCGCGACCACCAGCGCCACGTCGCCGAGATCGGCGAGCTGGTGAGGGCGCTCGGCGGTACGCCGGTGACGGCGCCGCACCTCTCCACCGGGATGCTGAAGCTGGCGGTGCAGGCCCTCGGCGCGGCGGGCGGCGACCGCGCGGTGCTCCTCGCCTTCCGCACCAACGAGTGGGAGAGCGCCAACAAGTACGCCCGCGCCGCCGCCCGCCGCTTTCCGCCCGAGGTGCGCGAGGTCATCGCTCGCGGCGCGGAGGACGAGGCCAAGCACTACCGGTGGGCCGTCGACTCGCTGGAGAAGCTCGGCGCAGGCGACACCACCGTCCTCGGGCGCGTGGAGCAGGTGATGGAGCGGCTCCACGGCGGCGCCGCGCTCGGCCTGGAAGCCGTCGAGCGACTCGTCGCCTCCACGCGCGCCACCGTGGCCGCGCGCAGGGAAGCCGGCGCCAAGAAGGCTCCTCGCAAGCGCTCCGCCTCCGGTGGGACGGGCGCGGCGAAGAAGAGCGGCGGAGCCAGGAAGAGCACCTCCGGGACGGCGAAGAAGAGCGCTTCAGACGGCGCGAAGAAGAGCTCGTCCGGGGCCAGGAAGAGCACCTCCAGCGCGGCAAAGAAGTCATCCGGTGGCGCGAAGAAGAGCACGCGGAGCTCTGGCGCGTCGTCGTGA
- a CDS encoding FAD-binding oxidoreductase, whose product MSDAAAAVVVGGGVIGSSIALHLRERLCGARVVVAERDPAYARASSRLATGGIRQQYGSPLNVALARHSVGFYRRFDEITAAAARSTRAWFRERGYLFLADAEGAPGLERRFKAQRESGAACELWTPDRIRAQVPGLRVDDVVLGIFGPEDGYLDPREVLAGLRALAEHAGAEYVHGEVVEVERSGGRVSGVRLDTAEGERRIEAPVVVNAAGAWAGSVGRAAGVDVPVTPVRQHLFRLELEEGLPSPIPMIFDPDGTHWRLDDARTPGAPDRLVIGRSRPSEPPGENFACDTNRLDDLLATVERRYPVARVRSVAEAWAGLYEMTHDHNALLGEHPSLPGFIVAAGFSGHGLMLAPSVGLAVAELIAGDSPTFDITPLAVDRFDRGELFLDGALI is encoded by the coding sequence ATGAGTGACGCGGCGGCGGCGGTGGTCGTGGGGGGTGGCGTGATCGGCTCCAGCATCGCGTTGCACCTGCGGGAGCGGCTCTGCGGCGCGCGCGTGGTGGTGGCCGAGCGCGATCCGGCGTACGCCCGCGCGTCGTCGCGCCTGGCGACGGGAGGGATACGGCAGCAGTACGGATCGCCGCTCAACGTCGCGCTGGCGCGGCACAGCGTCGGCTTCTACAGGCGCTTCGACGAGATCACCGCCGCCGCCGCGCGTTCAACGCGCGCCTGGTTCCGCGAGCGCGGCTACCTCTTTTTGGCCGATGCGGAGGGCGCGCCCGGGCTGGAGCGGCGTTTCAAGGCGCAGCGCGAGAGCGGCGCGGCGTGCGAGCTGTGGACGCCGGACCGCATCCGCGCCCAGGTGCCGGGGCTGCGGGTGGACGACGTCGTGCTCGGCATCTTTGGACCCGAGGACGGCTACCTCGATCCGCGCGAGGTGCTGGCCGGCCTGCGCGCGCTGGCGGAGCACGCCGGCGCCGAGTACGTGCACGGCGAAGTGGTGGAGGTGGAGCGGAGCGGCGGGCGTGTGTCGGGGGTGAGGCTGGATACCGCCGAGGGCGAGCGGCGCATCGAGGCGCCCGTCGTGGTGAACGCGGCCGGCGCATGGGCCGGGTCGGTGGGGCGCGCGGCAGGCGTCGATGTCCCCGTGACCCCGGTCCGGCAGCACCTCTTCCGGCTGGAGCTGGAGGAGGGCCTGCCATCGCCCATCCCGATGATCTTTGACCCGGACGGCACGCACTGGCGGCTGGACGACGCGCGCACCCCCGGCGCGCCGGACCGCCTCGTGATCGGCCGCTCGCGTCCATCCGAGCCACCGGGCGAGAACTTCGCCTGCGACACGAACCGCCTCGACGACCTGCTCGCCACGGTGGAGCGCCGTTACCCGGTGGCGCGCGTGCGCTCGGTGGCGGAGGCGTGGGCCGGGCTGTACGAGATGACGCACGACCACAACGCGCTGCTCGGCGAGCACCCGTCGCTCCCCGGCTTCATCGTCGCGGCGGGCTTCAGCGGCCACGGCTTGATGCTGGCCCCCTCCGTCGGCCTCGCCGTCGCGGAGCTCATCGCGGGCGACTCTCCCACGTTCGACATCACACCGCTCGCCGTGGACCGCTTCGACCGCGGCGAGCTGTTCCTGGACGGCGCACTGATCTGA